In a genomic window of Magnolia sinica isolate HGM2019 chromosome 16, MsV1, whole genome shotgun sequence:
- the LOC131228923 gene encoding uncharacterized protein LOC131228923: protein MDLLKYLFEKPTLTGRIAKWQVLLSEFDITYCTQKAIKGQALADHLATHSLPNYQPLKTFFPDEDILLIEEEKEKKAGAWTLFFDGAANSKGSGVGTILYSPDDVPLPISRRLAFQCTNNIAKYEACIIGLKEAIILNVKKLRVFRDSQLIINQINGN from the coding sequence ATGGACCTGTTGAAATACTTGTTCGAAAAACCAACACTAACGGGCAGGATCGCAAAATGGCAGGTACTGCTTTCAGAATTCGACATCACATATTGCACCCAgaaagcaatcaaggggcaagcactagCCGATCACTTAGCAACACACTCTTTGCCTAATTACCAACCGTTGAAGACCTTCTTTCCTGATGAGGATATCCTCCTCattgaggaagaaaaagaaaagaaggcaggAGCTTGGACACTCTTCTTCGATGGTGCCGCAAATTCAaaaggaagtggagtaggcaccaTACTCTACTCTCCCGATGACGTTCCCCTTCCCATATCCAGAAGGCTGGCATTCCAATGCACCAATAACATAGCTAAATATGAAGCATGCATCATCGGTCTaaaagaagccatcatcctcaatGTAAAGAAGTTACGAGTCTTCAGAGACTCACAACTAATCATCAATCAGATAAATGGCAATTAG